In Rhodospirillum rubrum ATCC 11170, a genomic segment contains:
- a CDS encoding ATP-binding protein, whose protein sequence is MPRRMRDGLRQGLGSTLGRRVTRSLLIGIVVLEILVVAPSAILHRRSLLDDLEADARALGLAAAAPPEASLGEWGRRLGVLLGDERITGAQLLRNDFAVAGIGDRPDSHPGSQGRHADDGHSLDIAIPLTASETLTLRLDKHTITKKLWTEIGWLALMTLVMAAAVILIAAIVAGRLVLLPLLDLRRLVVDIRPGEGRGPSSEAIGRTDELGDLFRAVEDLRRRIEMSLLEAATQARFPSENPNPVIRTSDSGGLLYANASARLRPGFLDGETLHPTIIALVRETTGRGEIMTSEIRLGTRIYLLTAVPITHDRYVNIYASDVTDRVKAEIALRSLNESLEAQVLTRTRDLAESEARTRAIIATMVDGLIVMDDQGRIDLFNAAAQRIFGYDESEVVGQNAALLMSAEDAAGHAEPFGLHLWDGRSPLLNGTRKVIGRRKNGASFPLAVAISALPAPPPGGAPARRLFTGVVRDISDQIRHESDLRKVKDEAEVANRAKSDFLAVMSHELRTPLNGVLGMADLLCDTPLDAEQRRYTRTIAISAEALLVIINDILDLSKIEAGHLDLESRPFDPATLLEGVRTLMEGPARDKAIALRTSIEGAKPPLRLGDEGRLRQILLNLANNGVKFTEKGSLTLRLKAGTGGALRFEVEDTGIGIPKEKQDTLFHDFTQVSASTARRFGGSGLGLSICRRLVGLMGGRLGFDSTPGVGSLFWFEVDLPEVVASQSPPPPPFQGPPLSILVVEDNEINRQVALGLLTKLGHRVTCVDDGAAAVRVVDTMPFDLILMDVQMPGMDGYEATRLIRGKPAPVGGLPIVAMTANATSGDVAAAMAAGMTGYLSKPITRKRLAEALMAHGPGATVSTTG, encoded by the coding sequence TTGCCCCGCCGAATGAGGGACGGACTGCGTCAAGGGCTCGGCTCGACCTTGGGCCGGCGGGTGACGCGCAGCCTGCTGATCGGCATCGTCGTGCTGGAGATCCTGGTTGTGGCGCCTTCGGCGATCCTCCACCGGCGCTCGCTTCTCGATGATCTCGAGGCCGATGCCCGCGCCCTCGGCCTCGCCGCCGCCGCCCCGCCCGAGGCCAGCCTGGGCGAATGGGGGCGTCGGCTTGGCGTGCTGCTCGGCGACGAGCGGATAACCGGGGCGCAATTGCTGCGCAACGACTTCGCCGTCGCCGGCATCGGCGACCGTCCCGACAGCCATCCGGGCAGCCAGGGCCGTCATGCCGATGATGGCCACAGCCTGGACATCGCCATCCCCTTGACCGCCAGCGAAACCCTGACGCTGCGCCTGGACAAGCATACGATCACGAAAAAGCTGTGGACCGAGATCGGCTGGCTCGCCTTGATGACCTTGGTGATGGCCGCAGCCGTCATCCTGATCGCGGCGATCGTGGCCGGGCGGCTGGTCTTGCTGCCCTTGCTCGACCTGCGTCGGCTGGTGGTGGATATCCGGCCGGGCGAGGGACGCGGCCCCTCGAGCGAGGCCATCGGACGCACCGATGAATTGGGCGACCTGTTTCGCGCCGTCGAGGACCTGCGCCGGCGCATCGAGATGTCGCTGCTCGAGGCGGCGACCCAGGCGCGTTTTCCCTCGGAAAATCCCAATCCGGTGATCAGGACCTCCGACTCCGGCGGCCTGCTTTACGCCAATGCCTCGGCCCGACTGCGGCCGGGGTTTCTGGACGGCGAGACCTTGCATCCGACGATCATCGCCCTGGTCCGCGAGACGACGGGTCGGGGCGAGATCATGACCTCGGAAATCCGCCTGGGGACGCGGATCTACCTGTTGACCGCCGTTCCCATCACCCACGACCGCTATGTCAATATTTACGCCTCCGATGTCACCGACCGGGTGAAGGCCGAAATCGCCCTGCGCTCGCTTAACGAATCCCTGGAGGCCCAGGTCCTGACGCGAACCCGCGATCTTGCCGAAAGCGAGGCGCGAACGCGGGCCATCATCGCCACGATGGTCGACGGCCTGATCGTCATGGACGACCAGGGCCGTATCGACCTGTTCAACGCCGCCGCCCAAAGGATCTTCGGGTATGACGAGAGCGAGGTGGTCGGACAGAACGCCGCCTTGTTGATGAGCGCCGAAGACGCCGCCGGCCACGCCGAGCCTTTCGGGCTTCATCTGTGGGATGGCCGATCGCCCCTCCTCAACGGCACCCGCAAGGTCATCGGCCGGCGCAAGAATGGCGCGTCGTTTCCCCTGGCCGTGGCGATCAGCGCGCTTCCGGCGCCCCCGCCCGGCGGCGCGCCGGCCCGCCGGCTGTTCACCGGCGTCGTCCGCGATATTTCCGATCAGATCCGCCATGAAAGCGATCTGCGCAAGGTCAAGGACGAAGCCGAAGTCGCCAATCGGGCGAAATCGGACTTTCTGGCGGTGATGAGCCATGAATTGCGCACCCCGCTCAACGGCGTTCTGGGAATGGCCGATCTGTTGTGCGACACGCCCCTTGATGCCGAACAACGGCGCTATACCCGCACCATCGCCATCTCGGCCGAGGCCCTGCTGGTGATCATCAACGATATTCTCGATCTGTCCAAGATCGAGGCCGGTCATCTTGATCTGGAAAGTCGCCCCTTCGATCCCGCCACCCTGCTCGAAGGGGTGCGGACCTTGATGGAGGGGCCGGCCCGCGACAAGGCCATCGCCCTGCGCACCTCGATCGAAGGGGCGAAGCCGCCGCTCCGCCTGGGCGACGAGGGCCGCCTGCGCCAGATCCTGCTCAATCTCGCCAACAACGGCGTGAAGTTCACCGAAAAGGGCTCGCTTACCCTGCGCCTGAAAGCCGGCACGGGCGGAGCCTTGCGCTTCGAGGTCGAAGACACCGGGATCGGCATCCCCAAGGAAAAACAAGACACGCTATTTCACGACTTCACCCAGGTGTCGGCCTCGACCGCCCGGCGCTTTGGCGGCAGCGGGCTGGGGTTGTCGATCTGTCGGCGGCTGGTCGGGCTGATGGGCGGGCGCCTTGGCTTTGACAGCACCCCGGGCGTTGGCAGCCTTTTTTGGTTCGAGGTCGATCTGCCCGAAGTCGTCGCCAGCCAATCGCCGCCCCCCCCTCCCTTCCAGGGCCCACCGCTGTCGATCCTGGTGGTCGAAGACAACGAGATCAACCGTCAGGTCGCCCTTGGGCTGTTGACCAAGCTGGGCCACCGGGTCACCTGTGTCGATGACGGCGCCGCCGCCGTGCGGGTCGTCGACACCATGCCCTTCGACCTGATCTTGATGGATGTCCAGATGCCGGGCATGGATGGCTATGAAGCCACCCGTCTTATTCGCGGCAAGCCGGCGCCGGTGGGCGGCCTGCCCATCGTCGCCATGACCGCCAATGCCACCAGCGGGGATGTGGCGGCGGCGATGGCGGCGGGCATGACCGGCTATCTGTCCAAGCCGATCACCCGCAAGCGTCTGGCCGAGGCCTTGATGGCCCACGGTCCCGGAGCGACGGTCTCGACGACGGGGTAA
- a CDS encoding PstS family phosphate ABC transporter substrate-binding protein, which yields MPPRSPIRLSLAILGLLGGLLGGGAEPARAAEGARSQARIVGSSTMFALTAAVAERLSRLGLGQAPLVEVTGTGAGFHRFCAGIGLETPDLVAASRTMTDQERARCRANGVDDIGEIYLGHGAVVLARSWQTPFPALTRRMVWLALADEVPRKWALETNPNRLWSDIAPGLPAVPIRIFGPPPSSGTRDYLASALMDPGCLAFPLLAERPAAERETACRRLREDGAFIEAGEDDDRLVKRLVDDPTAVGFIGYAAFHRNGHLVSAIPIEGIAPTIETITEGSYPLTTQLILYVKTAHLGLISGLDRYVQAFTAEQAIGEDGYLRALGLVPAAASGKAP from the coding sequence ATGCCGCCCCGCTCCCCTATTCGCCTGTCCCTTGCCATCCTTGGTCTGCTTGGCGGACTGCTGGGGGGAGGAGCCGAGCCGGCGCGCGCGGCCGAAGGGGCGCGGAGCCAAGCGCGGATCGTCGGATCGTCAACGATGTTCGCGCTCACCGCGGCGGTGGCCGAGCGGCTGTCGCGGCTGGGGTTGGGGCAGGCGCCTTTGGTCGAAGTGACGGGAACGGGCGCCGGCTTCCATCGCTTCTGCGCCGGGATCGGTCTTGAGACCCCCGATCTGGTCGCGGCCTCGCGAACGATGACCGACCAGGAGCGCGCCCGCTGCCGGGCCAATGGTGTAGACGACATCGGCGAGATTTATCTGGGCCATGGCGCGGTGGTTCTGGCCCGATCGTGGCAAACGCCGTTTCCGGCGCTCACCCGCCGCATGGTCTGGCTGGCCCTGGCCGACGAGGTTCCCCGAAAGTGGGCGCTGGAGACCAATCCCAACCGGCTGTGGTCGGATATCGCCCCGGGCCTGCCCGCCGTTCCGATCCGGATTTTCGGTCCGCCGCCCAGCTCGGGCACGCGCGATTACCTTGCCAGCGCCCTTATGGACCCCGGCTGCCTCGCCTTTCCGCTGCTGGCCGAACGCCCCGCCGCCGAGCGCGAGACCGCCTGCCGGCGCCTGCGCGAGGATGGGGCTTTCATCGAGGCCGGCGAGGACGACGACCGTCTGGTCAAGCGGCTGGTCGATGATCCGACGGCGGTCGGCTTCATCGGTTACGCCGCCTTTCACCGCAACGGCCATCTGGTCAGCGCCATCCCGATCGAGGGCATCGCTCCGACGATCGAGACGATCACCGAGGGCAGCTATCCCCTGACCACCCAGCTTATCCTCTATGTCAAAACCGCCCATCTTGGGCTGATCAGCGGCCTTGACCGCTACGTACAGGCCTTCACCGCCGAGCAGGCGATCGGCGAGGATGGCTATCTGAGGGCGCTTGGACTGGTGCCGGCGGCGGCTTCCGGGAAAGCCCCCTGA
- a CDS encoding inorganic phosphate transporter — MKKLHKELKRFSAIEAGLAITGRPAVGIGLAVVFLGVIWAFTAMTFGQTPSHTFLVLAAVVGGYMALNIGANDVANNMGPAVGSRAMTMAGALLIAAICEASGAILAGGDVVETISKGIIDPGAMSDNVKFVQVMIAALLASALWVNLATYLNAPVSTTHAIVGGVMGAGALAAGVGAVHWSTVGAIVASWVISPMMGGVIAAALLLFVKKMILFQDDKIAAARRWIPVLIGLMAGAFGMYLLTKGLARVYAPPSWLVGLAGVGSFLGVWALMRPIVRRQTVEMENRRKAVSGLFTHALIFSSALLSFAHGANDVANAVGPLAAIANALAGGGVEDQAVVLPLWILVVGAAGISAGLFLFGPKLIRTVGEKITKLDRARAFCVSLSAAVTVLAASGLGLPVSSTHIAVGAVFGVGFLREALANHQELSHLVHPPRLDAIDNPQRVEKLERRRLVRRQHITTIGAAWVVTVPLSAALSAGLYLLLTAFLE, encoded by the coding sequence ATGAAAAAGCTCCATAAGGAGCTCAAACGCTTCTCGGCGATCGAAGCCGGTTTGGCGATCACCGGCCGACCGGCGGTCGGCATCGGTCTGGCTGTGGTTTTCCTGGGCGTGATCTGGGCCTTCACGGCGATGACCTTTGGCCAAACCCCGTCCCATACCTTTCTCGTCCTCGCCGCCGTCGTCGGCGGCTATATGGCGCTCAACATCGGCGCCAATGACGTCGCCAATAATATGGGACCGGCCGTCGGCTCGCGGGCGATGACCATGGCCGGGGCGCTGTTGATTGCCGCCATCTGCGAAGCCTCGGGGGCCATCCTGGCCGGTGGCGACGTGGTCGAGACGATTTCCAAGGGGATCATCGATCCCGGAGCGATGTCCGATAACGTGAAATTCGTCCAGGTGATGATCGCCGCCCTTCTCGCCTCGGCGCTATGGGTCAACCTCGCGACCTATCTCAACGCCCCGGTCTCGACCACCCATGCCATCGTCGGCGGGGTGATGGGCGCGGGGGCCCTCGCCGCCGGCGTCGGCGCGGTTCATTGGAGCACCGTCGGGGCGATCGTCGCCAGTTGGGTCATCTCGCCGATGATGGGCGGCGTCATCGCCGCCGCCCTACTGCTCTTCGTCAAAAAGATGATCTTGTTCCAAGACGACAAGATCGCCGCCGCCCGCCGCTGGATCCCGGTGCTGATCGGCCTGATGGCCGGCGCCTTTGGCATGTATCTGCTGACCAAGGGCCTCGCCCGCGTCTATGCGCCGCCCTCCTGGCTGGTCGGCCTCGCCGGCGTCGGATCGTTCCTTGGCGTCTGGGCGCTCATGCGTCCGATCGTTCGCCGCCAGACGGTGGAAATGGAGAACCGGCGCAAGGCGGTGAGCGGCCTTTTCACCCATGCCCTGATCTTTTCCTCGGCCCTGCTGTCCTTCGCCCATGGCGCCAATGACGTCGCCAATGCGGTGGGACCGCTTGCCGCCATCGCCAATGCCCTGGCCGGCGGCGGGGTGGAGGACCAAGCCGTGGTCCTGCCACTGTGGATCCTCGTGGTCGGCGCGGCGGGCATCTCGGCCGGGCTGTTCCTGTTTGGTCCGAAGCTGATCCGCACCGTCGGCGAAAAAATCACCAAGCTCGACCGCGCCCGGGCCTTCTGCGTCTCGCTTTCGGCCGCCGTCACCGTTCTCGCCGCCTCGGGGCTGGGGCTGCCGGTCAGTTCGACCCATATCGCCGTTGGCGCCGTTTTCGGGGTCGGCTTCCTGCGCGAGGCCCTGGCCAATCACCAGGAACTGTCCCATCTGGTGCATCCGCCCCGGCTCGATGCGATCGACAACCCGCAGCGCGTGGAAAAGCTGGAACGGCGCCGTCTGGTCCGCCGCCAGCACATCACGACCATTGGCGCGGCCTGGGTGGTGACCGTTCCCCTTTCGGCGGCGCTCTCGGCGGGGTTATACCTGCTGCTCACCGCCTTCCTGGAGTAG
- a CDS encoding NifB/NifX family molybdenum-iron cluster-binding protein, protein MRIAVAVDKSFSLVAGHAGQAKRWLVFEAAAGERPREIDRIELERLQVFHHFQDDVPHPLDGVAVVIAASAGEGFGRRMTKRGVESVLTAESDPLKAVTDHLERTLAPPRPRPISGLLCKAFDLFSKH, encoded by the coding sequence ATGCGCATCGCCGTAGCCGTTGACAAAAGCTTTTCCCTGGTCGCCGGCCATGCCGGACAGGCCAAGCGCTGGCTGGTTTTTGAGGCCGCCGCCGGAGAGCGGCCGCGCGAGATCGACCGTATAGAGTTGGAGCGCCTCCAGGTCTTCCATCATTTTCAAGATGACGTCCCCCACCCCTTGGACGGCGTCGCCGTGGTCATCGCCGCCAGCGCCGGCGAGGGGTTCGGCCGGCGGATGACCAAGCGCGGCGTCGAGAGCGTTCTGACCGCCGAGAGCGATCCGCTGAAGGCGGTCACCGACCATCTGGAACGCACCCTGGCGCCGCCCCGGCCGCGACCGATCTCCGGCCTGCTGTGCAAGGCCTTCGACCTGTTCTCCAAGCATTGA
- a CDS encoding DUF3971 domain-containing protein, which produces MVHSGVRVLFRVLGALGLLTLALLAFFGWRLEQGPLSLSLLTPYIEDALADPEGDFEVVIDGTELAWGGWQRPLNLRVVGVVVRDADHRLIARLPMVAVTLAPRALLDGEVALRRVEILSPSLHITRLESGEISLGGEAPLPIVPSIGSPVHSPGDGQNPVGPSAVAGGDASAGERAGRTPLSERLDRWVAMLTDQAGGVARLTLRDGAIDFDDLRSGVSMHMPRVNATLIADSQGVAGDIAAHLHLAQSLARIDLSISHRVGEGTVEAEATISGLDARQLAQAVPALAAEGTLDLALSGSARAVLDLDLLEGPAPLSGVLDAGFALEGRDGALALPEPMGTTYPLPRISLSGGIEDGFSAVFLDKVDVDLGGPTVHATLRAEDPLTAPRVAITTSVLGLSIEDLKRFWPHDKVDGAREWIALNLSEGTIRQGDFTFDLAGPSLQDIDITALQGLAMVEGIAVDYRNPLPPLEQMSGEIVFGLKEIAVKVATGRLRGVEGLEVVKGTVVFGGLDAEDQTAAIAVSTKGPLASVMAVIDHQPLNYAKAVGIDPKTAKGAVKADLSFAFPLLKDLTFEQMAIRVEGDVEGVALPKAAFGRDVSDGKLKVVLDQNGMDISGTATLASVPVALVWRENFVDAPFLSRYKVKGTLDAKGMASLGIDPALISPPYGGGVAKADLTYIRLPGGRATLEGRLDLTETVLDLEAFGWRKPAGSLGAAKVSARLGGKDDRLDIDMTAEPQMTAKASVFLNAKGDEIKRVDVDSFVVGNTRLAGSVSLGGSAGPDIRIGDGVLDLRPYFDRRRGAATSPTPAEGVAAKPTKDLPAFSATVTLRQIMLANDVVFEHVTARAARDAHHWRQAVVNAAVRGSSPLALALEPKGTQRRFTLSAADAGTILRGFDVIETVAGGNLSVEALSDPGGVARGRVLVKDFRLQKAPVLAQILSVAGLTGILDVLGGQGIAFSTLVVPFVYDDPVVTVSEAQAYGNAIGLTAEGAINLDDERLSLKGTVVPAYAINSLLGKIPLLGSIIVGGKGQGVIGVNYAVSGDVSKPAISVNPLSALTPGFLRGIFKIFDQPDQTATEKVGGTGG; this is translated from the coding sequence GTGGTTCATAGTGGGGTGAGGGTGTTGTTCCGCGTTCTGGGCGCGCTGGGATTGCTGACGCTCGCCCTTTTGGCCTTTTTCGGTTGGCGGCTGGAGCAGGGGCCGCTGTCGCTGTCCCTGCTGACCCCTTATATCGAAGACGCCCTTGCCGACCCCGAGGGTGATTTCGAGGTGGTGATCGACGGCACCGAACTCGCCTGGGGTGGCTGGCAGCGTCCGCTGAATTTGCGGGTGGTCGGCGTGGTGGTGCGCGACGCCGACCACCGGTTGATCGCCCGGCTGCCGATGGTGGCGGTAACCCTGGCGCCGCGCGCTCTGCTTGATGGCGAGGTGGCGCTGCGCCGGGTCGAAATCCTGTCGCCCAGCCTTCATATCACCCGCCTTGAAAGCGGCGAGATCTCGCTGGGCGGCGAGGCGCCTTTGCCCATCGTTCCCTCCATCGGATCCCCGGTCCACTCCCCGGGCGACGGCCAAAACCCGGTCGGGCCGTCAGCGGTCGCCGGCGGGGATGCCTCGGCCGGGGAGCGGGCCGGCCGCACCCCCTTGTCCGAGCGCCTGGATCGCTGGGTGGCGATGCTGACCGATCAGGCCGGCGGCGTCGCCCGGCTGACCCTCCGCGATGGGGCGATCGATTTCGATGATCTGCGCAGCGGCGTCAGCATGCATATGCCCCGCGTCAATGCGACGCTGATCGCCGACAGCCAGGGGGTGGCCGGTGATATCGCAGCCCATCTTCACCTCGCCCAATCCCTGGCGCGCATCGATCTATCGATCAGCCACCGGGTGGGCGAGGGGACCGTCGAGGCCGAGGCGACGATTTCCGGCCTGGACGCCCGGCAACTGGCCCAGGCGGTGCCGGCCCTGGCCGCCGAGGGGACTTTGGATCTCGCCCTGTCGGGATCGGCGCGCGCCGTTCTCGATCTCGACCTGCTCGAGGGTCCGGCGCCGCTGAGCGGCGTGCTTGACGCCGGATTCGCCCTGGAAGGCCGCGATGGCGCCCTGGCCCTGCCCGAGCCGATGGGAACCACCTATCCTTTGCCGCGGATTTCCCTGAGTGGTGGCATCGAAGACGGCTTTTCGGCGGTTTTTCTTGATAAGGTCGATGTCGATCTTGGCGGGCCGACGGTCCATGCCACCCTGCGCGCCGAGGACCCGCTGACCGCCCCCCGGGTGGCGATCACCACCTCTGTCCTGGGGCTTTCGATCGAGGATTTGAAGCGCTTCTGGCCCCACGACAAGGTCGATGGCGCCCGGGAGTGGATCGCCCTCAATCTGTCGGAGGGGACGATCCGCCAGGGTGATTTCACCTTCGATCTGGCCGGTCCGTCGTTGCAGGACATCGACATCACCGCCCTGCAGGGCCTGGCCATGGTCGAGGGTATTGCCGTCGACTACCGCAACCCCCTGCCGCCGCTTGAACAGATGTCGGGCGAGATCGTCTTCGGGCTCAAGGAGATCGCCGTCAAGGTGGCGACCGGCCGCCTGCGCGGAGTCGAGGGGCTGGAGGTGGTCAAGGGTACGGTGGTCTTCGGCGGCCTTGACGCCGAGGACCAGACGGCGGCCATCGCTGTGAGCACCAAGGGGCCACTGGCCTCGGTGATGGCGGTCATCGATCACCAGCCGCTCAATTACGCCAAGGCCGTCGGCATCGATCCCAAAACCGCCAAGGGCGCGGTCAAGGCCGATCTGTCCTTCGCCTTTCCCTTGCTCAAGGATCTGACCTTCGAGCAGATGGCGATCCGTGTCGAAGGCGATGTCGAAGGCGTGGCCCTGCCAAAGGCCGCCTTCGGCCGCGATGTCAGCGACGGCAAGCTGAAGGTGGTGCTTGACCAGAACGGCATGGATATCAGCGGCACGGCGACGCTGGCGAGCGTGCCGGTCGCCCTGGTCTGGCGCGAGAACTTCGTCGATGCGCCGTTTTTGAGCCGCTACAAGGTGAAGGGAACCCTCGATGCCAAGGGCATGGCCTCGCTGGGGATCGATCCCGCGCTGATTTCACCCCCCTATGGCGGTGGCGTGGCCAAGGCCGATCTGACCTATATCCGCCTGCCCGGCGGGCGGGCGACGCTCGAGGGCCGGCTGGATCTGACGGAGACGGTGCTTGACCTCGAGGCGTTCGGCTGGCGCAAGCCCGCCGGCAGCCTTGGCGCCGCCAAGGTTTCGGCAAGGCTTGGCGGCAAGGACGACCGCCTCGACATCGACATGACGGCCGAGCCGCAGATGACGGCCAAGGCCAGCGTTTTCCTGAACGCCAAGGGCGACGAGATCAAGCGCGTCGATGTCGACAGCTTCGTGGTCGGCAATACCCGCCTTGCCGGTTCGGTCTCCCTGGGGGGATCGGCGGGGCCCGATATCCGCATCGGCGATGGCGTTCTCGATCTGCGCCCCTATTTCGATCGCCGGCGCGGCGCGGCGACCTCGCCGACGCCGGCCGAAGGCGTGGCCGCCAAGCCGACCAAGGATTTGCCGGCCTTTTCGGCGACGGTGACGCTTCGCCAGATCATGCTGGCCAATGATGTGGTCTTCGAGCATGTGACGGCGCGGGCCGCCCGCGATGCCCATCATTGGCGCCAAGCGGTCGTCAATGCGGCGGTGCGCGGGTCATCGCCGCTGGCCCTGGCCCTGGAGCCCAAGGGGACGCAGCGGCGGTTTACGCTTTCGGCGGCCGATGCCGGAACGATCCTGCGCGGGTTTGATGTCATTGAAACCGTGGCCGGCGGAAATCTGTCGGTCGAGGCGCTCAGCGACCCGGGCGGGGTGGCGCGCGGCCGGGTTCTGGTCAAGGACTTCCGCCTGCAAAAGGCCCCGGTGCTGGCCCAGATCCTGTCGGTGGCCGGATTGACCGGCATCCTTGATGTGCTGGGCGGGCAGGGTATCGCCTTTTCGACGCTGGTGGTGCCCTTCGTCTATGACGATCCGGTGGTGACGGTCTCCGAGGCCCAGGCCTATGGCAACGCCATCGGCCTAACCGCCGAGGGGGCGATCAATCTTGACGACGAGCGGCTTTCGCTGAAGGGCACGGTGGTTCCCGCCTATGCGATCAACAGCCTGCTCGGCAAGATCCCCTTGCTTGGCAGCATCATCGTTGGCGGCAAAGGGCAGGGGGTGATCGGGGTGAATTACGCCGTCAGTGGCGATGTGTCCAAGCCGGCGATTTCGGTCAATCCGCTATCGGCGCTGACTCCGGGCTTTCTGCGCGGTATCTTCAAGATCTTCGACCAGCCCGACCAGACGGCGACCGAGAAGGTCGGCGGCACCGGCGGATAA